A window of the bacterium genome harbors these coding sequences:
- a CDS encoding diguanylate cyclase, with protein MAKMNLLVGSKNIFQNKNCAGFCLPLLTERTPLRSLFYFLNSIVIDYFLHIKRILRKVTPNRITSLYNKKVLVEWFVAVKEKSMRFISSIKFRMVFIISSFFALICIRLMAQAFGFSLGYLYLTLICLSGFWFGFRGGVITATISSLIFLAEISIFTDWPLRDVVINSFLLRVCSFYVGGLVMAYFSKIERCLRQMQVLAHYDELTGCANYRWLMKILDNEINRCKRYDKEMTIVMIDLDHFKNVNDEYGHIIGNLVLKSFADVVKKNIRNIDIVGRYGGEEFLIILPEANNNDAKMVLDRVRDNLCRGIQLSGSKERLGVSLRFSAGISSFPLNGKTAEELIDVSDRALYQAKRLGRDKIIAERRRWIRVKPAPGLKIKLVKDKKEVAEVVDILNISSHGMLLAFSEDVKGHDIICRIYFSEDEQPLLELKCEIVYKDKTDKGLYLVGVYFEELPKHVEEKILIHTDKGDYP; from the coding sequence ATGGCAAAAATGAATCTCCTTGTAGGCAGTAAAAATATTTTTCAGAACAAAAACTGTGCAGGTTTCTGTCTGCCTTTACTTACAGAAAGGACACCGTTAAGGTCTTTGTTTTATTTCTTGAATAGCATCGTCATAGACTATTTCTTGCATATCAAACGCATCCTTAGGAAAGTAACCCCCAATAGGATAACGTCGCTATACAATAAAAAGGTTTTAGTTGAATGGTTCGTTGCCGTAAAAGAAAAATCTATGAGATTTATCTCTTCTATAAAATTCCGCATGGTTTTCATTATCTCATCTTTTTTTGCTCTGATATGTATAAGACTTATGGCGCAAGCGTTCGGTTTTTCTCTGGGATACCTCTACCTTACATTAATATGCCTTTCAGGATTTTGGTTCGGGTTTAGAGGAGGCGTTATAACCGCAACAATATCATCGCTTATTTTCCTTGCCGAAATATCCATATTCACAGACTGGCCGTTAAGAGACGTTGTTATAAATAGCTTTTTGTTGAGGGTCTGTTCCTTTTATGTTGGCGGGCTTGTAATGGCATACTTTTCAAAGATTGAAAGGTGTTTAAGACAGATGCAGGTGCTGGCCCATTACGACGAACTTACCGGATGCGCCAATTACAGGTGGTTAATGAAAATTCTGGATAATGAAATCAACCGATGCAAGCGTTATGACAAAGAGATGACTATCGTAATGATAGACTTAGATCATTTCAAAAATGTCAACGATGAATATGGGCATATAATCGGAAATCTAGTTCTTAAGTCTTTTGCGGATGTGGTGAAAAAAAACATAAGAAACATTGACATAGTTGGAAGATATGGCGGAGAGGAATTTCTTATAATCTTGCCTGAGGCAAACAATAACGATGCTAAAATGGTTCTTGATAGGGTAAGAGACAATCTTTGTAGGGGGATACAACTTTCTGGTAGTAAGGAGAGACTGGGGGTGTCCCTGCGTTTCAGCGCGGGGATTTCTTCTTTTCCTTTAAATGGAAAAACAGCGGAAGAGCTTATTGATGTCTCTGATAGGGCGTTATATCAGGCAAAGCGGTTAGGCCGAGACAAAATTATCGCAGAAAGGAGACGCTGGATTAGAGTAAAGCCGGCTCCGGGCCTCAAAATTAAACTCGTAAAGGATAAAAAGGAAGTAGCAGAAGTTGTTGATATCCTGAATATATCCTCGCACGGTATGCTGCTGGCGTTTTCTGAAGATGTAAAAGGTCATGATATTATCTGCAGAATATATTTTTCAGAGGATGAACAGCCATTATTAGAGTTGAAATGCGAGATAGTGTATAAGGATAAGACCGATAAAGGACTTTATTTGGTTGGAGTATATTTTGAGGAATTGCCAAAGCATGTCGAAGAGAAGATTCT